GGCTGGATCAGCTCGACCGTCAGGGTGACGTTGTCGCCAGGCATCACCATTTCGCGGCCAGCCTCGAGCTCGATGGAACCGGTCACGTCGGTGGTGCGGAAGTAGAACTGGGGGCGGTACTTGTTGAAGAAGGGGGTGTGGCGTCCGCCCTCTTCCTTCGTCAGCACGTACACCTGGGCGTTGAACTTGGTGTGGGGGGTGATGCTGCCGGGCTTGGCGAGCACCTGACCGCGCTCCACGTCCTTGCGCTCCACGCCGCGGAGCAGGATGCCGGCGTTGTCACCAGCCTGGCCCTGATCCAGGGACTTGCGGAACATCTCGACGCCGGTCACGACCTTCTTGACGGTGTCCTTGAGGCCGATGATTTCGATTTCCTCGCCGACCTTGACGATGCCCTGCTCGATGCGGCCGGTCACCACGGTGCCGCGACCGGTGATGGTGAACACGTCCTCAACAGGCATGATGAAGGGCTTGTCGATGGCGCGGGTGGGATCGGGGATGTAGGCATCAACGGCAGCCATGAGCTCATGGATGCAGGCGCAGTCAGCGTGATCCGGAGTCTCGGCGTGATCCAGGGCCAGACGGGCGGAACCCTTGATGATGGGGATCTCGTCGCCGGGATACTGGTAGGAGGAGAGCAGATCGCGGATTTCCATCTCGACCAGCTCGGCGAGCTCGGGGTCGGCGATGTCGATCTTGTTCATGAAGACCACGATGTAAGGCACACCGACCTGACGGGCGAGCAGGATGTGCTCACGGGTCTGGGGCATGGGGCCGTCCGTGGCAGCCACCACCAGGATGGCGCCGTCCATCTGGGCCGCGCCGGTGATCATGTTCTTCACGTAGTCGGCGTGGCCAGGGCAGTCGACGTGCGCGTAGTGGCGCTTCTCGGTCTGGTACTCGACGTGGGCGGTGTTAATCGTGATCCCGCGGGCCTTCTCTTCGGGCGCGGAGTCGATCTGATCGTAGGACTTGGTCTCGCCACCGAACTTCTTGGACAGCACAAAGGTGATGGCAGCGGTCAGCGTCGTTTTGCCGTGATCCACGTGGCCGATGGTGCCGATGTTGACGTGGGTTTTCGAGCGGTCGAATTTCTCTTTGGCCACGGATTACCTCCTGAAGGGTGGGAGAGAAGATGAAGGGAAACTGTTCGAAGCAAAAGGGTGGAGCCCACAACCGGGCTTGAACCGGTGACCTCTTCCTTACCAAGGAAGTGCTCTACCGCTGAGCTATGTGGGCTTTGAACCTTCCTGCCCGGAGGCAGGGGCCTTGCCATCTGCCGGGCGGAACCGGCGGATGGGG
This sequence is a window from Geothrix sp. PMB-07. Protein-coding genes within it:
- the tuf gene encoding elongation factor Tu; this encodes MAKEKFDRSKTHVNIGTIGHVDHGKTTLTAAITFVLSKKFGGETKSYDQIDSAPEEKARGITINTAHVEYQTEKRHYAHVDCPGHADYVKNMITGAAQMDGAILVVAATDGPMPQTREHILLARQVGVPYIVVFMNKIDIADPELAELVEMEIRDLLSSYQYPGDEIPIIKGSARLALDHAETPDHADCACIHELMAAVDAYIPDPTRAIDKPFIMPVEDVFTITGRGTVVTGRIEQGIVKVGEEIEIIGLKDTVKKVVTGVEMFRKSLDQGQAGDNAGILLRGVERKDVERGQVLAKPGSITPHTKFNAQVYVLTKEEGGRHTPFFNKYRPQFYFRTTDVTGSIELEAGREMVMPGDNVTLTVELIQPIAMDKGLKFAIREGGRTVGAGNVGEILA